From the Colletotrichum lupini chromosome 1, complete sequence genome, the window CTCCTGAACGCTCATGTCAGGCTTGAGGTCGGACATCTTGGCGAGGTTGTAGCCGGCATCGGTTTCGACTTGGACATTTGCTAGGTTTCGGCAAAGCGACGCCACGCCTAACACTTCTGTTAAGCAAGGAAACCAAAATATTTTGCATATTCTTCTTACTGTGACGGGAGACTTCGGGGAAGCAGCCGAGACGAGTTGGCCCCGGTGGGCGAAATTCTGGGATTTGGGCTGCGATTTATCAGCGATGAAGTTTCTCTTTCGGAAACAAATTTTTGTAGCTATAGACCAGCCACAACCCTTTAAGCCATTACCTGAACTTCCAACCGCCATGGTTCTTCTGTGTCTTCGCATATATTGATGTTGTCGCTGTTCTGGCCTTGTTCCCATCATTACCCGCGGTGCTGCACTGGGCACGACCACGCTCGAACGGTTTCGTTGTTCGACTCGCTTTCTTTTAGGCGCGTTGTGCTCAGCTTCGCTCGCACGCCTTTTTCCACGCTGAATCCAGGGCAAAGTCATGTTGTTGACTGCTTTACTCGTGGCCGGTTGAGGAGTATGCCGTGGTTTTGTACTTGGTGAGACTTGTGTGATGCCTCGAGATGAATGGCGACTAGACCCTACGCGTAAACTAGCAACGGAAGGAGCTACCTTTCAATTGAGCTCCGGTGACTGTTTCAGAATTGCGTATATCAGTTGATTTCGCCTGGAGGCTCGAAAGGATCGGGGAAGGCCGGTATCAGAGATGTAAGCTACCTAGCGCCGAGTGATCCGGTCGGGAGGTTGTTTGCAAATAGTGTGTGGTATAAATGACTGAAATTTGAAGAGGAAGGAAGGTCTTGCGCTccataaaagtactaaaagacaAGATCAGGATTAACGAATGaagaaaggaaaggaagctaTTCGCGGTCACTTTGAAGCGAGTGTTGGGATGGACAGTCCAAAAGTAGCAGATGCAGCGAGGAAGTGCGAGACAAATGAATGTACAGCCGTCATCGAAAgaggaaagaagaagagagaaTAGATAGGCCTCTCGCGTTCCAGTCCTCGAGGCAAAGAAAGTAAAAGGTTGTGGGTTGAGAGTAGCGAAAGAACTTTGACGGTGGGGGTGGTAAGGCTGAATCTTCAACCATCACCCTCCTGGCTGGCGTCGCTCTCGAGTGGAAAGTGGCCTCCAGCTTCAGCCTGGATCCGGAAATCAGCGAAATAGATCACTTTGAAATGGGTTCAATTGGCAGAGTCGGACTAGGCAAGAGTAAGGCCGGATCACCTAGACCTTCTGTCTCCAGTGTCTGGGACACTGCCTCGTCCGAATGGTAGAGTGGGTAGGACCTGTAGAAtgctatatattaagaaagaGAGGAAAATAGTGGAGGAAGGTTGCTTGGATGTGCTCTACAAAGCAGGAACAAAGCGGTCCCAACCTGAGGTTGAGTCAATAAGCCAGCTTCGACGACACGACGAATTTGCCTGTCTGACTTGAGCCTCACTCAGCGCTTTGAAATTCGACAGCCACATAATTACCTCACATACACGTAAGCTGAAGTAGCTATGTAATTTTTAGCGTCATTGAATGTATTGAGATATCGTCTTTCAATCACAATTACCGCCATCTCTGCCCACAAACCCTACCAAGCACACAGCGAAAGTATCCATCTCCTCTCCCAAACGCAGGCCACTCATCGAGCTGCGTCCTTACGTATTGGCTGACCTCCGTGCCTGGCCTGACCCATCCTATGCCCAACATGTAGGCACCTGATCAGAACGATTTCCGTCCATGCCTCTACTGCAAGTCCGGTGTTGGCCCACACTTTGGACGCCATGCACATACATCGCCAAAGCTACGACGACATGTGTCATCCCTGTCGTGAGTCCGTAAGAAGAATATAAGCTAATGTATAATCCTGAAGTAACTCCCTTTTGCAATAGACCCTCCTCTAGAGGTACGTCTCTATGATGGTATCCGCCTCGAAGCAGTTGTACACAATGAGCAGAAAGGACCATATTAATCATGATGAACCTGAATCTTTCGTGAATCCCCGAAACTCCTGTTTTCCCAAATGCCATGCCTTGCTAGTATGAACCCCATTTTTGTGTGTTTGAATGTAACCGTGTAGTGCGGGCGCCTATGCTATTGCAGCAGGCAGAAGTGTATGAGGGACGAGACTTGGTAGTCCCGCCTCTTATTGTTGTTTATCCTGGTTTTGCGTCTTTCTCTAGGCTTCAGAAGAACCTGGACATGGCTCTGCTGAGATCAATGAAGTCGACGGGCTTGGTGACGTAGTCGCTGAACCCGGCCGCAACGCATTTGTCCTGAACATCGGACATGACATTGGCCGAAAGCGCAATGATGGGAAGCTTCTTGAACCCTTGCTCTTTCTCCCATTGTCGAATTTCTCGGCAGGCCTGGTAGCCATCTTTGCGTGGCATATGCAAGTCGCACTAGGGAGTTTGTCAGCAGAGCGACACGTCTTGCGAGATGATGAGCACTTACGAGTATCAAGGAGTAGTAGTTGTGGGCGTGACCAAACACCATTTCGGTGCACTCGGCACCATCGGCGGCCACTTCAACCTCCACGCCAACCTTCTTCAAGTACTTCTGTAGAACCTTCTGGTTCACAGGGTTGTCTTCAACCAGTAGCACCTTATACCCTTTGTTGCCCATACGTTTTCCAATCTCCTGGTAACTCGCCTTCTGAGTTTCAACCATACGTTGCGCAGTTGAGCGGTTCCGATCAACGCTCAGATCGCGGACCTTGTCAGGATCAAAGATGACGGCAAACCTCGATGGCTTGACAGGTTTGTAGATGAAAGTGACAATGTTTTCTGACACAAGTTTCTCATACTTCGTATCTGTCGCAAGTCTCATTACGGCTTGCCGTTGAACTGAGTCTGATAGAATGAGGATTGTCGTATTGTTGATGGTAGTCGACTTTGTAATCTGCTCCATGAGGCCGATAATCTCCTCTGGAGACGGCAAGTTGAGGACGATGTGAGTGAAATTGACAGACTCCTCTCCCCCAAGCAACTTCTGCGCCTTTTCGGTAGAGTCTAGTGCTGTGATTTGATGAGGCACATCCTTGGGCAGAGTCATCTCGATGTGTTGTGCCGTGGCTTCACGACTATGAGTCTGAGGGCAGATGATGAGGATGGAGTACATTGGAGGCTTCAAGTCTTCAGGCTTTGTCGGTTTGGAGGTCTCGGGTGTAGGCGTTTTGCCTGGTGAAGACTCGCTGGAAGGTAGCTCGAGCTTCATCTGCGACAGATCTTGGCCACTTGCTCTTGCTGCTTCGCTGAAGTGAACCAGTCCAACGTTGATCGAGGACACGGACGTAACGGACGTACGCTCCGTAGCCCGAGAGACGCCAGACTGGACCGATGGAGCTGAACTTCCGCTAGAAGCAACAGCAGGCGACGTGAACTCAGTGTCAGTCTTGGGGCTGTCTGTTGATGCGGGCGTAGGTGAGGGCAAGTTCTTTGAAGGGCGGATAATAGCCACATCTTGAGTCACATTGGAAGTGGGTTGCAAGCTCTCAGGACTCAAGGGTGCATCAGGATGATCCTCCTTTGTCGGCAAAGCAAACTTGGCAGTGAAGGTGAACGTTGACCCTTTTCCAGGGACAGCGCTACCTTCCATCTTACCTCCGTGCAGTTCCACCAACTGTCTCGAAATGACTAGTCCAAGACCACTTCCGCCATGCTGTCGGGTGCTGCTTCCATCAATTTGACTGAATGGCTTGAAGATGAGATCTGCCTCCTCCTTAGAGAAACCGCGGCCTGTGTCAATGATGGCGAACTCGAGCATGATCTCGTGCTGGTCCTGGGTCGAATCTTTGTTGGTATGGACCCTGCATCGACTGAAGACCTCTCCCTCGGCAGTGAACTTGATGGCATTGCCAATGACGTTAAGGAGCACTTGGCGAATCCGAACCTTATCGCCCTTGACCCAAGCCGGAACATCCTCCTCCACGATGTAATTCAGCTCTAGCCTTTTAGCAATAGCCATGGTGGAGACCAACTCATTGACATCCTCAATGAGAGAGCGGGTATGAAACCATTCGTATTTGAGCTTCATCATTCCGGCATCGACCTTCGACAAATCCAGAATGTCATTGATGATCATCAACAGACTGTTAGCACTCGTCTGAATGGTGTTGGTGTAGTCTCGCTGCTCTTCGTTGAGAATGGTGTCTTGCAGGAAGCTGACCATTCCTGAAATCCCAATGAGTGGCGTCCGGATCTCGTGCGACATGTTGCTCAGGAATCTACTCTTAGACTCCATAGCCTCCTTGAGTTTGGCTTCAAGTAGTTTGTGGTCGTTGATGTCCGTAGCTGAGCCAAAGTAGGAGCTGGCTCCATTTCCAAAGTCAATGTTGTCGATCTCGACGCACCGGATTAGGTGCCATCTGTACTCTCCATTCTTGGATCGTAACCGCACCTCGGTCGTGTATGATAGTCTGCCGTTGCTGTCGGTTGTCACTTTGATAATACCCTGCCTGGCCAAAGCCGTCAAATCGGCGGTGGGCATCTCGTAGACCGAGCTACTGCTCGAGCTGTTATTCCGTGACAAGGCTTGGTGGATGCCTCGAAGGTTGGTTTCCATCTGGCTTTGCGTTTTGCCCGATACAAGGCTGGCCAACGTCGCCTCAGATGACGCCGGGTCTTGGTGCCCTGTACGATCGAACTTGAAGGGCATCGGCGTTGGTGGTCTGTCTGTGGGTATGTGGCATTTGGCCAGGTCATCAGGATGCACAAAGTCCATGAAACCCAGGCCGAGGCAGTCTTCGAAACTCTGCCCCGTGTACGACAGCCATTGCTCGTTGGCAAAAGTAATACCTTCGTCCTCAGTTGCAGTGAATATGATTTGAGGGATGAGATTGGCCAGAAGTCTGTGCTTTGCTTCTGAGGCCTCAATCTCCTCTTGCCGTGCAGCCTTAAGTTCCGCAATATGTTGGTCATGGATATCCATGTAGGAGCCGAGGAATTGCATCATGACTCCACGTTTATCGCGGGACGCAACAGCACGAGCATAGAACCATCGGTAGGCCCCATCAAAGCGTTTGATGCGAACAGTCCTCGAGAACTGTTCACCAGTGCGTAAGGAATGGCTCCATGCCTTCAGATATTCATCTCTGTCGTCTGGGTGAATGCTGCCCCAAGGATCGGCAGCCAGATCAGAGACTGTCTGACCgcggtaggtaaggtagcgaCTATTGACCCAGACGATTTCGCCTGACTGCGGCAGCGAGACAAAGACGTGAGCAGGCAAAGAGTCTAGTATGAGACCCTTGAGACGATCTGATGGCGGTGGCATGTCTACTGGGCCAACATTTATGGAGCCTGTTCGAGTCGGAGCAGTGTGGGGTACCGGTCTACTGACCACACTTGAGCTAGGTGGTAGCGATTGGAAGCTCGTCGCAAAGTCGGCACCGTAGGAATGCAAGAGAGTGTGATGACTGCCGTCGGAACTTCTCTGGTCAGCTGACTTGAGTCGAGGTTCGAGCACAGCGATTTCGTCGAGATAATTCTTGAGTTCGTGGGAGAGCACTCTCTTGGAACCTCCCGGCGTCGATACTCGGCTTTCGACGTTGAGCTCGACCAGGTCTTCACTCTCCCCAGGCGTCTGAGCAGGCTCCGTGTTAAGAGGCTTGTATGAAGCGGAGAGACGAGCTTGGCGCTTGTCCAGTGGCGAATCTTCCTTTGAACTTCTTCTTGTCCTCTGAGAAGTCGCAGAAGCCATCTCAGCCCTCGAATTGCCCGGCTTCAGCTTGGTGCCAAAGTAGCTGTCTCCCCCAACTTGCGCAGGACTGGTCGCAAATCCAGACTTGTCAATGGCATGATGCATGGAACCAGGCGTGCCAAGTGGGGAGCCAGCAGCACTCTTGGAGACACCTGAGTAATCGCTGGGACTGGTAATGCTGCCCGCGAGCGAACGTTGGGCCACCATGTCATCAGAGGCCATAAAGCTTAGATTGCCGATGCTGGCAGGGTCTGCTAGGGGACGCCCGTCGGCAGCAAGCGCGCCGAACCCGGCAGTGTGAGGCCTGCGCCGGTTGAGACCAGCAAGCTCTGTCTCCAAATTCGTATAATGACGACATAGAGAAAAGGAGGTTGCTAGGTGCGGGGCAAGATACTCTAGTGAATGGCGAAGGTTTGATGGATATGGGATGACGGGACTGAGAATCGACAGAATAGCAATAGGCGCGGGCTTATCTTTGCGCTGCCATGGGGATGAGGCAGcatcgtcatcatcatcgccGCCAGTAGCGTCCTGGGCTTCACTGCGGCTGCGAGAGTGAGATTTTTGCTCCAGGATGGTTGTGTCAAGCTTGAAGGGATGGACAGGCTTTGAAAGCAGTAGATGCGTCAACGGAATGTGAAGGACTGTCCATGCGTTATCCACGCCAATAGCTTCAGGAGGTCGCATTCCTGCGTAGTCTGCAGGTGCAGACTCGGGGTTGAAAGAGTCCTCATCGACCATGGCATCAGTGAAGAAGGGGTTCTCGTTCGGATCTGCCCGCACGGCTGGAGACGGCGCCGGGGATTGGGACCAAGGCGATGGCGGTGCCTGTTCAAACTCCTCGTATTTGGGGGTGAGTGGGCGTGGCTCGTCCTCGGAAAGTCGCGAAATTATGCTAGATGGCTTGTCACCGCTGTGACTACGGCTAGAGCTCCAGGAGGAACTTGAACCACTCAAAATCGTCGAAAGCTTTTGTGTAGACTCGATTCGGCCCCTCTTCAGCTTTTTCCTTGCTGCCTCAGCCGAGGTCGTGTTGGCTGTCACTCTTGACTTGGCTGGCGTCTCCTCTGGCAAGTTCTGAAGATAGGGGTAACTTCTTGTCAGTGCGATGACCTTGCCTCGTTCAAGAACACGCATGACACCGCCGTGGTCGATGAGAGGATCAGCCTCGTAATCCAGAGCTTGAAGCACAGGAAGCACTCTACCCTCTGTGTCGGATTGAGCGCCAGTTGGAGCCTCCCAGCTCGGTACGTTCTGCTCTTCAGCGTCATGCTCAGCGAGTGCAGATTGGTTCAAAGCTGGCCCGAGTGGCTCTTGGGCCATGTCCTCGGTCGCCTGGCCAGGCGGGAAGTAGCTTTTGCTTCTGCCCAGTTGCGCAGGTCGGCGTGAGGGCAAGAGCCTCTCATTGCTGTTTCCTTTTCGTTCCCTATTCTCCTCATATGTCGTGAATGAGTGCCGAGTTTGGAGACTGGGTCGAGACAACATCCTGGGTCGTGCCGCATCTTCGGGTAAAGGAGGCTCTTCCGAGCCAATGTCGCCGGCGCTACTGGGTATCAAACTGCTTCCCCTTGCCATGTATCCGAGGCTGAGGTCGTCCTCCTGGTGCTCGTTGTACGTTGCCTTCTGACCCCAGGGCACGTTCTCGATATCGGTGGTGTCAGCCGGCACAGCAAGTGTCACTCTCTCGGCTTTGTAGACGTCTCTCATGATTTGAACGACGGTGTTCCACCACGCATCCATTCCCGGCTCGGCATTGAGCATCAGCGACAGATCATAGAGGTTTGGGCTTGGGAAATCGCCCTCCAGTTGGCCAGTGGCTCCGGCGGGGAGAAAGGTAAGGGCCGATGCTGGTGTTGATGAGCCGGACATGACCCTATCTTGAGCGGCGCCGAAACCCTCGAACGACATACCCTGCGCCATGAAAGCGGCCGCAGTAGGGGACATGTTCCCGAATGGTCGATTCATCGCGCCCGGGCCGTACCCCGGCGTATACATGCGCGGGAAGGGGTAAGAAGGAGTTCCCGCGATATGACCGGGCGTCATGCCGCCACGTATGGTGTTGCCGGACTCCGTTGACGTTGTGGTTAGATTGGACGATGTCGTTGCCAAGCCCGCGATTCCAGCCTGTGTGCGCGGCGAGTTGCCACTTTCCTCCTGGATTGGTGAGACGCGCACCTTGTCGGGGGTTGTCGCCATTAAGCCTCTCGTCGCCATCTCGCGCTTCTCCAAGTCTCGTGCCAATCGCTCTCGGTATCGATTTAGTTGTATCTGGGATTCAGAAAGGGCCGGTGGCGTCTCGTCGTCGGTCCCTGCAGCATACTCAGTTTTACTTTTTGGTTCCTTGCCGCCCATGCCACCAGCAACGTCATCACTGGCCCTGGACACACCCGCGCTGCGCTTCAGGTTAGTATCCGGACCAGCACCGCCAGGACTCGTAGCCTTGGTGACGAAGGGTTCGGTTTGCGCCCTGGAGCGGTCGCTGGGCGACTTTGAAGACTGCTCCTTGGACACATCCGCCATTGCGGCTCGCGCATGTCTACCAGTCTTTAAAGAATCGAGTGTCAGTCCATGGCGGGGGCTCGGAAGGTTGACGGGCGATTCTTTGGCAGGCGACTTTTTCGAATCGGGCGTCGTTCGTCTTGGAAGGCTAAGCCGACGCGCAGAGGACGAGTCTTTCTTGTCTACTGGAAGGCTCGTGCTTGGCATTCCTCATAGAATAGAGCGCCCCATACACAGAGATGGTGAAGTGTTGGTCGGGATTGGTGATGTCGCTTCGAGAAGGTGTCCGGCCGGGTCGTGACGAACAGTGACGGCGAATAAACGTGTCGTGGCAAAGTCGAAAGAGGAGGTGGACGGCGAGGGGTTCGGTCGCGGTATTTTGGAGTGGGAGAGGGGAAAAGTCACGGTTGGAAAAATTCGAGCGACGGGATGCGGTGAGGCGAACGAAGGTGACGATCTGGAAGTCGAAGGAAAATGCCGTAAGTAAGAGCGCGTGGTGCAGTGGTGGAGGAAAGATTGCAACGGTCTGGTTTGTATTGGTAACTCGTGGTGAAGGGTGAGGCAAGGTTAGGTAGGTTGGTGTGGGATGGTACGGATGGGATGTGCGTTTGGACTGAACTGAAAGAGGCATGGGCTGGAAGAGAACGGGACTGGGACCAGGCCTACCTAGCAGGTCTTTTAGGACTGGGAATGGGGACAGGAGCAAGTATGCGTGTCCGTAACGCCTATCGTGGTGTGTTGAGGGGCGTGTGCAATATTCCCGGCGCTGATTCTCTTTCTCTTTCAGTTTCTGTCGGAATGGGTCTCCTCAGtctctcctctctctctatctttctctttctcaaAAGTCTGCGTTGACGGCGGGCCTGACGGGAACGGTGACGGTGACGGTGACGGATGACGGATGACGGAGAACAGGGGGGGCGGGGAGCGGGCAGAAGACTGGAGGAAGCGAAGCGAAGCGAGAAACGCAGCAAGAGGGCGTGGGAATTTGGGAAGGAGAGGCACAATGGACGAAAAGATCAAGAAAGGAAAGGGTGGACGGTCCACCGGGGGCCTATGACGTAGCCCCGGGCCCAGCTGAGAAATAAGGTACCTGACGGGATGGGCCACCTCTGATTCCAACCGCACGGCATGCgaaaggcggcggcggcggcggcggcaacaAATCACAGTCAGCTTCAGCTGTCCAGTCGCGGAGGGGGAACCAACCAGTCAGTAAACCCTCAGTCGCCAGCGTCGTCAATGTCTCGGTCAACACTGTAGGTAAGCTAGCTGGCTACCCTATTGGAACTGGAATCACCAGCCATTG encodes:
- a CDS encoding hsp90-like protein; translation: MPSTSLPVDKKDSSSARRLSLPRRTTPDSKKSPAKESPVNLPSPRHGLTLDSLKTGRHARAAMADVSKEQSSKSPSDRSRAQTEPFVTKATSPGGAGPDTNLKRSAGVSRASDDVAGGMGGKEPKSKTEYAAGTDDETPPALSESQIQLNRYRERLARDLEKREMATRGLMATTPDKVRVSPIQEESGNSPRTQAGIAGLATTSSNLTTTSTESGNTIRGGMTPGHIAGTPSYPFPRMYTPGYGPGAMNRPFGNMSPTAAAFMAQGMSFEGFGAAQDRVMSGSSTPASALTFLPAGATGQLEGDFPSPNLYDLSLMLNAEPGMDAWWNTVVQIMRDVYKAERVTLAVPADTTDIENVPWGQKATYNEHQEDDLSLGYMARGSSLIPSSAGDIGSEEPPLPEDAARPRMLSRPSLQTRHSFTTYEENRERKGNSNERLLPSRRPAQLGRSKSYFPPGQATEDMAQEPLGPALNQSALAEHDAEEQNVPSWEAPTGAQSDTEGRVLPVLQALDYEADPLIDHGGVMRVLERGKVIALTRSYPYLQNLPEETPAKSRVTANTTSAEAARKKLKRGRIESTQKLSTILSGSSSSWSSSRSHSGDKPSSIISRLSEDEPRPLTPKYEEFEQAPPSPWSQSPAPSPAVRADPNENPFFTDAMVDEDSFNPESAPADYAGMRPPEAIGVDNAWTVLHIPLTHLLLSKPVHPFKLDTTILEQKSHSRSRSEAQDATGGDDDDDAASSPWQRKDKPAPIAILSILSPVIPYPSNLRHSLEYLAPHLATSFSLCRHYTNLETELAGLNRRRPHTAGFGALAADGRPLADPASIGNLSFMASDDMVAQRSLAGSITSPSDYSGVSKSAAGSPLGTPGSMHHAIDKSGFATSPAQVGGDSYFGTKLKPGNSRAEMASATSQRTRRSSKEDSPLDKRQARLSASYKPLNTEPAQTPGESEDLVELNVESRVSTPGGSKRVLSHELKNYLDEIAVLEPRLKSADQRSSDGSHHTLLHSYGADFATSFQSLPPSSSVVSRPVPHTAPTRTGSINVGPVDMPPPSDRLKGLILDSLPAHVFVSLPQSGEIVWVNSRYLTYRGQTVSDLAADPWGSIHPDDRDEYLKAWSHSLRTGEQFSRTVRIKRFDGAYRWFYARAVASRDKRGVMMQFLGSYMDIHDQHIAELKAARQEEIEASEAKHRLLANLIPQIIFTATEDEGITFANEQWLSYTGQSFEDCLGLGFMDFVHPDDLAKCHIPTDRPPTPMPFKFDRTGHQDPASSEATLASLVSGKTQSQMETNLRGIHQALSRNNSSSSSSVYEMPTADLTALARQGIIKVTTDSNGRLSYTTEVRLRSKNGEYRWHLIRCVEIDNIDFGNGASSYFGSATDINDHKLLEAKLKEAMESKSRFLSNMSHEIRTPLIGISGMVSFLQDTILNEEQRDYTNTIQTSANSLLMIINDILDLSKVDAGMMKLKYEWFHTRSLIEDVNELVSTMAIAKRLELNYIVEEDVPAWVKGDKVRIRQVLLNVIGNAIKFTAEGEVFSRCRVHTNKDSTQDQHEIMLEFAIIDTGRGFSKEEADLIFKPFSQIDGSSTRQHGGSGLGLVISRQLVELHGGKMEGSAVPGKGSTFTFTAKFALPTKEDHPDAPLSPESLQPTSNVTQDVAIIRPSKNLPSPTPASTDSPKTDTEFTSPAVASSGSSAPSVQSGVSRATERTSVTSVSSINVGLVHFSEAARASGQDLSQMKLELPSSESSPGKTPTPETSKPTKPEDLKPPMYSILIICPQTHSREATAQHIEMTLPKDVPHQITALDSTEKAQKLLGGEESVNFTHIVLNLPSPEEIIGLMEQITKSTTINNTTILILSDSVQRQAVMRLATDTKYEKLVSENIVTFIYKPVKPSRFAVIFDPDKVRDLSVDRNRSTAQRMVETQKASYQEIGKRMGNKGYKVLLVEDNPVNQKVLQKYLKKVGVEVEVAADGAECTEMVFGHAHNYYSLILCDLHMPRKDGYQACREIRQWEKEQGFKKLPIIALSANVMSDVQDKCVAAGFSDYVTKPVDFIDLSRAMSRFF